A stretch of Usitatibacter palustris DNA encodes these proteins:
- a CDS encoding formate dehydrogenase: protein MKTAKPNARRNFLLAASAGTAGVAAAVVTGRKAASPGALDAPEQKARGYHVSAHIEKYYRTTES from the coding sequence ATGAAGACCGCGAAACCGAATGCCCGCAGGAATTTCCTCCTGGCCGCCAGTGCCGGCACCGCCGGTGTGGCCGCAGCTGTCGTGACGGGAAGGAAAGCCGCTTCACCGGGGGCGTTGGATGCTCCGGAGCAGAAGGCAAGGGGCTATCACGTCTCCGCACATATCGAGAAGTACTACCGGACTACCGAGAGCTGA
- a CDS encoding TorD/DmsD family molecular chaperone encodes MEAVASPVRINRPLAPEDQGRADFYALFSRLMHAAPDARLLGAISIASEIPPEGDPALAKAWGEFVSASSVMDADAADDEYQALFVGVGASQVSIYSGFYTGATAVDHPRIRLRADLADLFLAKPDHIAEPDDHYAVLFDAMRVLIAGGAGRSSATLAEQKHFFQAHLEPGVVKFFRALGAADGANYYRRVAALGLAFMAIESESFRLG; translated from the coding sequence ATGGAAGCCGTCGCCAGCCCCGTCCGGATCAACCGCCCCCTCGCTCCCGAGGACCAGGGCCGGGCGGATTTCTACGCGCTCTTCTCGCGCCTGATGCATGCCGCGCCCGACGCGCGCCTGCTGGGGGCGATCTCGATCGCGAGCGAGATCCCGCCCGAAGGCGATCCGGCTTTGGCCAAGGCCTGGGGCGAGTTCGTGTCGGCCTCGTCGGTGATGGACGCCGACGCTGCCGACGACGAGTACCAGGCGCTCTTCGTGGGCGTGGGAGCCTCGCAGGTATCGATCTACTCGGGTTTCTACACGGGTGCGACGGCGGTGGATCATCCCCGCATCCGGCTGCGGGCCGACCTCGCGGACCTCTTTCTCGCCAAGCCAGACCACATTGCCGAGCCCGACGATCACTACGCCGTGCTCTTCGACGCGATGCGCGTCCTGATCGCCGGCGGAGCGGGGCGGTCCAGCGCGACGTTGGCCGAGCAGAAGCATTTTTTCCAGGCCCACCTCGAGCCGGGCGTGGTGAAGTTTTTCCGCGCGCTGGGCGCGGCGGACGGTGCAAACTATTACCGCAGGGTCGCCGCGCTCGGGCTTGCGTTCATGGCCATCGAATCAGAGTCGTTCCGTTTGGGTTGA
- a CDS encoding 4Fe-4S binding protein, producing MTLLDQDASVEGFSLESRGWTVRAEDCEPKSAALASLVNLAPPDAIASVGYVSHGNVFIVAGSDSARARSCAERLAGDLHVTLLAASPDKGRAATAYAAWTGRVTALRGYLGEFFATISDLKADGLPAKPASDAKFDLILDFSPVPLFAMAQPPQGYFRAPADDASLDTMLEDLRSAVGEFEKPRYFAYRESICAHSRSGIVGCNACIEVCSTQAIAGDGDHVKVDPHLCMGCGACSTVCPSGAMSFQFPRVADRGAQLKQLLSAYRHAGGKDACILFHNGTDGRELLAASAASGRGIPARVLPLEAWHVASIGLDLLLPAIAFGASQVAVLCAGSETREYRDALRAQMAIGETILSALGYSGTHFILVEAADGAAASAAFEAVTPAPSLPVPAAFMLSNDKRTAIEFAVEHLAKHAPSPRDEIALAAGAPYGEVVVDRAKCTMCMACAGACPESALMDGVDVPMLKFLERNCVQCGLCEKTCPEDAITLKPRLLLTPAVRETRVLNETQPFHCVSCNKPFGTKQMVDAMLGRLAGHSMFAGGEALRRLQMCADCRVVDMMSNKNEASVLKL from the coding sequence ATGACGTTGCTTGACCAGGACGCATCCGTCGAAGGGTTCTCGCTCGAGAGCCGTGGGTGGACTGTCCGCGCCGAAGACTGCGAGCCCAAGTCGGCGGCCCTTGCCTCTCTCGTCAACCTTGCCCCGCCCGATGCCATTGCCAGCGTTGGCTACGTGTCGCACGGAAATGTGTTCATCGTTGCCGGAAGCGATTCGGCGCGCGCGCGCTCCTGCGCCGAGCGGCTGGCCGGCGACCTCCACGTGACGCTGCTTGCGGCCAGTCCCGACAAAGGCCGAGCGGCGACCGCCTATGCGGCCTGGACCGGACGAGTGACCGCGCTTCGCGGGTATCTGGGCGAGTTCTTCGCGACCATTTCCGACCTGAAGGCCGATGGCCTGCCCGCGAAACCGGCGTCCGACGCGAAGTTCGACCTCATCCTCGACTTCTCGCCCGTGCCGCTCTTCGCGATGGCGCAGCCTCCGCAGGGATACTTCCGCGCACCGGCCGACGACGCGTCGCTCGACACGATGCTCGAGGACTTGCGCAGTGCCGTCGGCGAGTTCGAGAAGCCGCGCTACTTCGCGTACCGCGAAAGCATTTGCGCGCACAGCCGATCGGGCATCGTGGGCTGCAATGCCTGCATCGAGGTTTGTTCCACGCAGGCGATTGCCGGGGATGGCGACCACGTCAAGGTGGATCCGCACCTGTGCATGGGCTGCGGCGCGTGCTCGACCGTGTGTCCGTCCGGCGCGATGAGCTTCCAGTTCCCGCGCGTGGCCGACCGCGGCGCACAACTCAAGCAACTGCTTTCGGCGTATCGCCATGCCGGCGGAAAAGATGCCTGCATACTTTTCCACAACGGGACGGACGGCCGTGAGCTCCTGGCCGCGTCCGCGGCCTCCGGTCGCGGAATTCCGGCCCGCGTGTTGCCGCTGGAGGCCTGGCACGTGGCCTCCATCGGGCTCGACCTGCTGCTTCCTGCGATTGCGTTCGGCGCGAGCCAGGTCGCCGTGCTTTGCGCGGGCTCCGAGACGCGCGAGTACCGCGACGCGCTTCGTGCGCAGATGGCCATTGGCGAAACCATCCTTTCTGCATTGGGCTACTCGGGAACGCATTTCATCCTCGTCGAGGCCGCCGATGGCGCAGCCGCAAGCGCGGCGTTCGAGGCCGTTACGCCAGCCCCCTCGCTTCCCGTACCCGCCGCCTTCATGTTGTCGAACGACAAGCGCACCGCGATCGAGTTCGCGGTCGAGCACCTGGCGAAGCACGCGCCCAGCCCGCGCGACGAGATCGCACTCGCGGCAGGCGCTCCCTATGGCGAGGTGGTCGTCGATCGCGCGAAGTGCACGATGTGCATGGCGTGCGCCGGGGCCTGTCCCGAGTCGGCGCTCATGGATGGCGTCGATGTGCCCATGCTCAAGTTCCTCGAGCGCAATTGCGTGCAATGCGGCCTGTGCGAAAAGACCTGCCCCGAGGACGCCATTACCCTCAAGCCGCGCCTTCTCCTCACGCCCGCCGTCCGCGAAACACGCGTTCTCAACGAGACGCAGCCCTTTCACTGCGTGAGTTGCAACAAGCCTTTCGGCACCAAGCAGATGGTCGATGCGATGCTCGGACGCCTTGCCGGACACTCGATGTTCGCCGGGGGCGAAGCGCTGCGGCGCTTGCAGATGTGCGCCGACTGTCGCGTGGTGGACATGATGTCCAACAAGAATGAAGCCTCGGTGCTGAAGCTCTAG
- a CDS encoding DUF3306 domain-containing protein: protein MSADDPFLSRWSRRKVQARSEPEKADQPPPPAVPVEGGGETAPTLPREPLPPVESLTPDSDFAPFMQPDVDPKMRESALRTLFRDPRFNEMDGLDIYIADYSQPDPLPPSWLESLRQVARLGDFNKVPEKPPEEALEGDRAVPEKPQGDQGLSEPPSSDASNTPGAVIPPPEVRE from the coding sequence ATGAGCGCCGACGACCCCTTCCTCTCGCGTTGGTCCCGCCGCAAGGTCCAGGCGCGGTCCGAGCCCGAAAAAGCCGATCAGCCGCCGCCCCCGGCAGTGCCGGTCGAAGGGGGTGGCGAAACGGCACCCACGTTGCCTCGTGAGCCCCTGCCGCCGGTTGAATCGCTCACCCCGGATTCGGACTTCGCCCCGTTCATGCAGCCCGACGTCGATCCGAAGATGCGGGAATCGGCATTGCGGACCTTATTCAGGGACCCGCGATTCAACGAGATGGATGGCCTCGATATCTATATCGCCGACTACTCGCAGCCCGATCCGCTGCCGCCTTCGTGGCTGGAAAGCCTGCGCCAGGTCGCGCGACTGGGGGACTTCAACAAAGTCCCCGAAAAGCCACCTGAGGAAGCCCTTGAGGGGGATCGTGCCGTTCCCGAAAAACCCCAGGGCGACCAAGGGCTTTCCGAACCTCCTTCAAGCGATGCATCCAATACTCCAGGTGCCGTAATACCGCCACCCGAAGTACGGGAATGA
- a CDS encoding DUF3305 domain-containing protein, which translates to MLSVILERVTVESRWEDHRWTVAGVVPDVGGDARDIVMHEGFLQRMFPGVLVTLYRDEAEGYYLNVGSDDPSVFISLRNDETTGDPVPFLATLSYNEAARWMDSAERVERVSAYPELTAWMGEWVEANYRPEPKVRQRPKSFKGKEGRFRKQGQS; encoded by the coding sequence ATGCTTTCAGTGATCCTCGAGAGGGTCACCGTCGAGAGTCGCTGGGAAGACCATCGCTGGACCGTCGCGGGCGTCGTGCCCGACGTGGGTGGTGACGCGCGCGACATCGTGATGCACGAAGGCTTCCTGCAGCGAATGTTTCCCGGCGTGCTGGTCACCTTGTACCGCGACGAAGCCGAGGGTTACTACCTCAACGTCGGAAGCGATGACCCCAGCGTCTTCATCAGCCTTCGCAACGATGAGACTACCGGCGACCCGGTTCCGTTCCTCGCGACGCTTTCGTACAACGAGGCTGCGCGCTGGATGGACAGCGCCGAGCGCGTGGAGCGCGTGAGCGCGTATCCGGAGCTGACCGCCTGGATGGGTGAGTGGGTGGAGGCGAACTACCGGCCTGAACCGAAGGTGAGGCAGCGGCCGAAGTCGTTCAAGGGCAAGGAAGGCCGTTTCCGCAAGCAGGGGCAATCATGA
- the moaA gene encoding GTP 3',8-cyclase MoaA — translation MSKTVIPLVPVARHSPAPPLLAPIVPGKLADTLARPLHDLRISVTDRCNFRCVYCMPKEVFDADYEFLPQEELLSFEEIVRLARIFRGHGMQKIRLTGGEPLLRHGIEKLVAMLSREFPDVDLTLTTNGSALKAKAAALKAAGLKRVTVSLDSLDEATFRKMNDVDFPAARVLEAIEVADAAGLAPIKVNMVVKRGVNDHEIVAMARRFRGTGHVVRFIEFMDVGSTNGWRMDDVIPSSEVIRRIHAEFPLEPVDANYSGEVAERWRYKDGQGEVGVISSVTEAFCSTCTRARLSTDGALYTCLFAQKGFDLKTLLRGGASDAAISEAIAAVWQRREDRYSQIRTEATAKARKVEMSFIGG, via the coding sequence ATGTCGAAGACCGTCATCCCGCTCGTTCCGGTCGCGCGCCACTCGCCCGCTCCGCCGCTGTTGGCACCGATCGTGCCGGGCAAGCTCGCGGACACGCTCGCGCGGCCGTTGCACGACCTGCGCATCTCGGTCACCGACCGCTGCAACTTCCGCTGCGTGTACTGCATGCCCAAGGAAGTCTTCGACGCGGACTACGAATTCCTTCCGCAGGAGGAACTCCTTTCCTTCGAGGAGATCGTGCGGCTCGCGCGCATCTTCCGGGGCCATGGCATGCAGAAGATCCGCCTCACGGGCGGCGAGCCGCTGCTCCGGCACGGCATCGAGAAGCTCGTTGCGATGCTCTCCAGGGAATTTCCCGACGTCGACCTCACGCTCACGACCAACGGCTCGGCGCTGAAGGCGAAGGCCGCGGCCCTGAAGGCCGCGGGCCTGAAGCGCGTGACCGTGAGCCTCGATTCGCTCGATGAGGCCACCTTCCGCAAGATGAACGACGTCGATTTTCCTGCCGCGCGCGTGCTCGAAGCGATCGAGGTCGCGGACGCGGCGGGCCTGGCCCCCATCAAGGTCAACATGGTGGTCAAGCGCGGCGTGAACGATCACGAGATCGTCGCCATGGCCCGGCGCTTCCGCGGCACGGGGCATGTGGTGCGCTTCATCGAATTCATGGACGTGGGTTCGACCAACGGCTGGCGCATGGACGACGTGATCCCCTCCTCCGAAGTGATCCGCCGCATCCACGCGGAGTTCCCGCTCGAGCCGGTGGACGCGAACTACAGCGGCGAAGTCGCCGAGCGTTGGCGTTATAAGGATGGCCAGGGCGAGGTCGGTGTGATCTCCTCCGTGACCGAGGCGTTCTGTTCGACCTGCACGCGCGCGCGTCTTTCCACGGATGGCGCGCTCTACACGTGCCTCTTCGCGCAGAAAGGTTTCGACTTGAAGACGTTGTTGCGCGGAGGCGCGTCGGACGCCGCCATCTCCGAAGCGATTGCTGCGGTGTGGCAGCGGCGCGAGGACCGCTATTCGCAGATCCGCACCGAGGCCACCGCGAAAGCGCGCAAGGTCGAGATGTCGTTCATCGGGGGCTAG
- a CDS encoding formate dehydrogenase accessory sulfurtransferase FdhD encodes MAYRPILSHAARPATYTVEARDESGALVPTPIAGEHPLTLYVDKREILTMMTLGAAPEALALGFLRNQRLVESIEEIVSVQVDWEVNAVAVTTKNGLVDLDKKTEKRTATTGCGQGTVFGDLMEDIESINLRTDVRLEEETLFGLLNAVRLHESIYKQAGAVHGCALAKGTEILTFVEDVGRHNAVDAIAGWMWLEGVEGGDKIFYTTGRLTSEMVIKAAQMGIPFLVSRSGLTKMGHEIAQKVGITMIGRAVNKHYLLFTGAERFVKSAAAAHA; translated from the coding sequence GTGGCCTACCGCCCGATCCTCAGCCACGCCGCGCGCCCGGCCACGTACACCGTGGAAGCGCGCGATGAGAGCGGCGCGCTCGTGCCGACGCCGATCGCGGGCGAACATCCGCTCACGCTCTACGTCGACAAGCGCGAAATCCTCACGATGATGACGCTGGGCGCCGCGCCCGAGGCGCTGGCACTCGGCTTCCTTCGCAACCAGCGCCTCGTGGAATCGATCGAGGAGATCGTCTCGGTGCAGGTCGACTGGGAAGTGAACGCGGTCGCCGTCACGACGAAGAACGGTCTTGTCGATCTCGACAAGAAGACCGAGAAACGCACGGCCACCACCGGCTGCGGCCAGGGCACCGTCTTCGGCGACCTCATGGAAGACATCGAGTCGATCAACCTGCGAACCGATGTCCGCCTCGAAGAGGAAACGCTTTTCGGCCTCCTCAATGCCGTGCGCCTGCACGAATCGATCTACAAACAGGCGGGCGCCGTGCACGGCTGCGCGCTCGCGAAAGGCACGGAGATCCTCACGTTCGTCGAGGATGTCGGCCGCCACAACGCGGTCGACGCGATCGCCGGATGGATGTGGCTCGAAGGCGTCGAAGGCGGCGACAAGATCTTCTATACGACAGGCCGGCTCACTTCCGAGATGGTGATCAAGGCCGCGCAGATGGGCATTCCCTTTCTCGTCTCTCGCTCGGGCCTCACGAAGATGGGCCACGAGATCGCGCAAAAGGTCGGCATCACGATGATCGGACGCGCGGTGAACAAGCATTACCTGCTCTTCACCGGCGCCGAGCGCTTCGTGAAGAGCGCGGCGGCCGCCCATGCCTGA
- a CDS encoding GFA family protein: MPESGTARCHCGGVEMVAEFPSRFVAHCYCASCRRTHAAGVVTWIGFRREQVRITKGADLIRDYESSRGTHRKFCGQCGTRLAFESSHGKWAEEVHMPLAIFTTPVDRPPGGNAFPEERPDWAPFNAHERD; the protein is encoded by the coding sequence ATGCCTGAGTCGGGCACGGCGCGTTGCCACTGCGGCGGCGTGGAGATGGTGGCCGAGTTCCCCTCGCGCTTCGTCGCGCACTGCTACTGCGCGAGTTGCCGGCGCACGCATGCCGCGGGTGTGGTCACCTGGATCGGCTTCAGGCGCGAGCAGGTGCGCATCACGAAGGGCGCGGACCTCATTCGCGACTACGAGTCCTCCCGCGGCACGCACCGCAAGTTCTGCGGGCAATGCGGGACACGCCTCGCGTTCGAGTCGTCGCATGGGAAATGGGCCGAGGAGGTCCACATGCCGCTGGCGATCTTCACCACGCCGGTCGATCGCCCTCCGGGCGGCAACGCCTTCCCCGAGGAGCGTCCCGACTGGGCGCCCTTCAATGCCCATGAGCGCGACTAG
- the mobA gene encoding molybdenum cofactor guanylyltransferase MobA: MSATSVTGVVLAGGQGSRMGGVDKGLQVFRGRPMVAHVIERLAPQVDEVLVNANRNPDEYSRFGHRVIADEIPGFAGPLAGFERGLAHASGQLVVTVPCDSPFLPADLVSRLRRALEGGSAPIAVAKTGDQAHPVFCLMRRDVHASLEKFLAAGDRKIDRWYASLGAIEVAFDDEPDAFRNINTREELSQLEPRS, translated from the coding sequence ATGAGCGCGACTAGCGTCACCGGCGTCGTGCTTGCCGGCGGCCAGGGCAGCCGAATGGGCGGCGTCGACAAGGGCCTGCAGGTCTTTCGCGGCCGCCCGATGGTGGCGCACGTGATCGAGCGTCTCGCGCCCCAGGTCGACGAAGTGCTCGTGAACGCGAACCGCAATCCCGACGAGTATTCGCGCTTCGGGCACCGCGTCATCGCCGACGAGATTCCCGGCTTCGCGGGGCCGCTCGCGGGCTTCGAGCGCGGGCTCGCGCACGCGTCGGGCCAACTGGTCGTCACCGTGCCCTGCGATTCGCCATTCCTGCCCGCCGATCTCGTGAGCCGCCTGCGCCGCGCGCTCGAGGGTGGCAGTGCGCCGATTGCGGTGGCGAAGACCGGCGACCAGGCGCATCCCGTGTTCTGCCTCATGCGCCGCGACGTGCACGCCTCGCTCGAGAAGTTCCTCGCTGCGGGGGATCGCAAGATCGACCGCTGGTACGCGAGCCTGGGCGCCATCGAAGTCGCGTTCGACGACGAGCCCGACGCGTTCCGCAACATCAACACCCGCGAAGAACTCTCGCAGCTCGAGCCGCGGTCGTAG
- a CDS encoding 2'-5' RNA ligase family protein: MGRAVRLPRPPLPRFAVAWFPAFEGLERIEAYRRRHDPMANDVAAHLTLVFPFPTALTALQLETHVRKVAAGWPPIPVTFRAVRVQANEFVFLMAQRGAQSIAALHDRLYARSLRQHLRTDLAYEPHITIARSLDPRQLDVSFAEAERDLAGEFHDVLREVTLLAVAPDGRIERIRDFPLDTR, from the coding sequence ATGGGCAGGGCCGTTCGGCTGCCGCGACCCCCGCTCCCCCGCTTCGCGGTCGCGTGGTTTCCCGCCTTCGAAGGCCTCGAGCGCATCGAAGCGTATCGCCGGCGCCACGATCCGATGGCGAACGACGTTGCGGCGCATCTCACGCTCGTGTTCCCGTTCCCGACGGCGCTCACCGCCCTGCAGCTGGAAACGCACGTGCGCAAAGTGGCTGCGGGATGGCCGCCGATTCCCGTGACATTCCGCGCCGTGCGCGTGCAGGCAAATGAATTCGTGTTCCTGATGGCGCAACGTGGCGCGCAGTCGATCGCGGCGCTGCACGATCGACTGTATGCGCGGTCGCTGCGCCAGCATCTGCGCACCGATCTTGCCTATGAACCGCACATCACAATCGCGCGCAGCCTCGATCCGCGGCAACTGGACGTGTCGTTCGCCGAAGCCGAGCGCGACCTCGCCGGCGAATTCCACGACGTGTTGCGCGAGGTGACGCTCCTCGCGGTCGCGCCCGACGGTAGAATCGAACGAATCCGAGACTTTCCGCTGGACACCCGCTGA
- the glp gene encoding molybdopterin molybdotransferase MoeA: MAALTIAQASCADDYDPNSMPVAKAREFIFRFLDPLQATIRVPIRSALGRVLAEDVISPVDVPSHRNSAMDGWAMRGDDLKADAETTLTEIGVAFAGKPFAGLFLPGQCVRIMTGGVVPDGADTVVMQERARADGKSITFSVGQKTGQNVREAGEDLKRGSAALTRGRRIRPAELGLIASLGIGEVTVYRPLRVAFFSTGDELKSVGSTLGEGEIYDSNRYTLHGMLTRLGCEVLDMGVVRDDPALIEAAFATAASSADVVITSGGVSVGEADFVKSMLAKLGEVVFWKIAMKPGRPLAYGKIGNAHFFGLPGNPVSVMVTFYQFVRDALLTLMGATNIEPVPTFPAVCSTRLKKAPGRTEFQRGILTRGTDGGWTVRPTGEQGSGILKSMSDANCFIILGDHVGNVEAGTAVEVQLLEGVL, from the coding sequence ATGGCCGCACTCACGATCGCCCAGGCTTCCTGCGCCGACGACTACGACCCGAACTCGATGCCGGTCGCGAAGGCGCGCGAATTCATCTTTCGCTTCCTCGATCCGCTCCAGGCGACGATCCGCGTGCCGATTCGCTCCGCGCTCGGCCGCGTGCTCGCCGAGGACGTGATCTCGCCGGTCGATGTGCCTTCGCATCGCAATTCGGCGATGGACGGTTGGGCCATGCGCGGCGACGACCTCAAGGCCGACGCGGAGACCACACTCACGGAAATCGGCGTCGCCTTCGCGGGCAAGCCGTTCGCGGGCCTGTTTCTGCCCGGCCAGTGCGTGCGCATCATGACGGGCGGTGTCGTGCCCGATGGCGCGGACACCGTGGTCATGCAGGAACGCGCGCGCGCCGACGGCAAGTCGATCACCTTTTCGGTGGGCCAGAAGACGGGCCAGAACGTGCGCGAGGCCGGCGAGGATCTCAAGCGCGGTTCCGCGGCGCTCACGCGCGGCCGCCGCATCCGCCCCGCGGAACTGGGCCTCATCGCCTCGCTCGGCATCGGCGAAGTGACGGTCTATCGCCCGCTGCGCGTCGCGTTCTTCTCCACGGGTGACGAGCTCAAGTCCGTGGGCTCGACGCTCGGCGAAGGCGAGATCTACGACTCCAACCGCTACACGCTGCACGGGATGCTCACGCGCCTGGGCTGTGAAGTGCTCGACATGGGCGTCGTTCGCGACGACCCGGCGTTGATCGAGGCCGCGTTCGCAACCGCCGCATCAAGCGCCGATGTCGTGATCACGAGCGGCGGCGTGTCCGTGGGCGAAGCCGATTTCGTGAAGTCGATGCTCGCCAAGCTTGGGGAGGTCGTCTTCTGGAAGATCGCAATGAAGCCCGGCCGGCCGCTTGCCTACGGAAAGATCGGCAACGCGCACTTCTTCGGGCTGCCGGGCAATCCCGTCTCGGTCATGGTCACCTTCTATCAATTCGTCCGCGATGCACTGCTCACGCTGATGGGGGCGACGAACATCGAACCGGTGCCGACCTTCCCCGCCGTGTGTTCGACGCGACTCAAGAAAGCGCCGGGCCGCACCGAATTCCAGCGCGGCATCCTCACGCGCGGCACGGACGGCGGCTGGACCGTGCGTCCGACCGGCGAGCAAGGCTCCGGGATCCTCAAGTCGATGAGCGATGCCAACTGCTTCATCATCCTCGGCGACCACGTGGGCAACGTGGAAGCGGGAACGGCGGTCGAGGTGCAGCTGCTCGAAGGGGTGCTGTGA
- a CDS encoding PaaI family thioesterase: protein MSGAPVSALERSGTGLEYLQKVLSGEHGNVPIGDTVGFRMKEVSKGRIVFEGMPGANVLNLIGTVHGGYAATILDSALALSILSTLDADSNFTTLEIKVNYVRSITPGMTVRATGEIVHAGRRVATSEAKLTDAEGKLLAHGTTTCLILPRERP, encoded by the coding sequence GTGAGCGGCGCGCCCGTCTCGGCGCTCGAGCGCAGCGGCACCGGCCTCGAATACCTGCAGAAGGTGCTTTCCGGCGAGCACGGCAACGTCCCGATCGGCGACACCGTGGGCTTTCGCATGAAGGAAGTCTCGAAGGGGCGCATCGTGTTCGAGGGAATGCCGGGCGCCAATGTGCTCAACCTCATCGGCACCGTCCACGGCGGCTACGCCGCGACGATCCTCGACAGCGCGCTCGCGCTCTCCATCCTCTCCACGCTCGACGCCGATTCGAACTTCACCACGCTCGAGATCAAGGTGAACTACGTCCGGTCCATCACGCCGGGCATGACCGTGCGCGCCACCGGCGAGATCGTGCACGCCGGCCGCCGCGTGGCGACCTCCGAAGCCAAGCTGACCGACGCCGAAGGCAAGCTCCTCGCACACGGCACCACGACCTGCCTGATCCTCCCGCGCGAGCGGCCGTAA
- a CDS encoding TetR family transcriptional regulator: MVVKQRAVATADKAERRGEILDAVEAMFLQHPDRMASVAEVAGAAGLAKGTVYLYFPSKEEMLLALHERHVAVFFRELMRLIESGRKVDFDATMAVTLKHLIRVPGYLPLTSRCFGMMDRDIPTEVAIAFKVRVGQALVMAGAGLERHYPKLKAGDGVTLLQHSYGLIVGLWQLLHPIERFGKALQRPELKLFKRDYEREIERALRALWTGTIETAKGKSR; this comes from the coding sequence ATGGTCGTCAAGCAACGCGCCGTCGCCACGGCGGACAAGGCCGAGCGCCGCGGAGAGATCCTCGACGCGGTCGAGGCGATGTTCCTCCAGCACCCCGACCGCATGGCGAGCGTGGCCGAAGTCGCGGGTGCGGCCGGCCTCGCCAAGGGCACGGTCTATCTGTACTTCCCCAGCAAGGAAGAGATGCTGCTCGCACTCCACGAGCGCCACGTCGCGGTCTTCTTCCGCGAGCTGATGCGCCTCATCGAATCGGGCCGCAAGGTCGACTTCGACGCGACCATGGCCGTGACCCTCAAGCACCTGATCCGCGTCCCCGGCTACCTGCCGCTCACCAGCCGGTGCTTCGGGATGATGGATCGCGACATTCCCACCGAGGTCGCCATTGCCTTCAAGGTGCGCGTCGGCCAGGCCCTCGTGATGGCGGGCGCGGGCCTCGAGCGCCACTACCCGAAGTTGAAGGCCGGCGACGGCGTGACGCTCCTGCAGCACAGCTACGGGCTGATCGTGGGCCTGTGGCAGCTCCTGCATCCCATCGAGCGCTTCGGAAAGGCGTTGCAACGCCCGGAGCTGAAGCTCTTCAAGCGCGATTACGAACGCGAGATCGAACGGGCCCTGCGCGCCCTGTGGACCGGAACGATCGAGACCGCGAAAGGCAAATCCCGATGA
- a CDS encoding efflux RND transporter periplasmic adaptor subunit: MKAALPLFVLAAAALAGCGNGKTAVDPVRPVLTQVVSPGALATRDTYSGEVRARHETDLAFRVAGKIIARPVDAGARVARGQVLARLDPVDAKLAADASHAQLASAESDHALAKAELDRHADLLNRKFISQSSFDAKQNAYNAAKAKLEQSRSQAAITTNQADYTTLVADADGVVISVSAEPGQVVAAGQPVLRLARSGEKEIVINAPENQVTRFKPGQDVMVQLWADASLIFPGKVREIAGGADPVTRTYTVKVTAINPPDAAQLGMTANVAFKAGADSELVLLPLSALARDKSDPAVWIVEPKSGKVQLRAVKVGQFREDGVTITKGLAAGDRVVIAGVHKLRPEQVVRVAN; this comes from the coding sequence ATGAAAGCCGCCCTTCCCCTGTTCGTCCTCGCAGCCGCCGCGCTCGCGGGCTGCGGCAACGGCAAGACCGCCGTCGATCCCGTGCGGCCGGTACTCACGCAGGTTGTCTCGCCCGGTGCGCTCGCGACGCGCGACACGTATTCTGGAGAAGTACGTGCGCGTCACGAAACCGACCTCGCGTTCCGCGTGGCCGGGAAGATCATCGCGCGTCCCGTCGACGCCGGCGCGCGCGTCGCGCGCGGCCAGGTCCTCGCGCGGCTCGACCCGGTGGATGCGAAGCTCGCCGCCGACGCCTCGCACGCGCAGCTCGCTTCCGCCGAGAGCGATCACGCGCTCGCGAAGGCCGAGCTCGATCGCCACGCCGACCTCCTCAATCGCAAGTTCATCAGCCAGTCGTCCTTCGACGCGAAGCAGAACGCCTACAACGCCGCGAAGGCGAAGCTCGAGCAGTCGCGCTCGCAGGCCGCGATCACCACGAACCAGGCCGATTACACGACGCTCGTGGCCGACGCCGACGGCGTCGTGATCTCCGTATCCGCCGAACCCGGCCAGGTCGTCGCGGCGGGGCAACCCGTGCTTCGCCTGGCACGCTCCGGCGAGAAGGAGATCGTGATCAACGCGCCCGAGAACCAGGTCACGCGCTTCAAGCCCGGACAGGACGTCATGGTCCAGCTGTGGGCGGACGCTTCCCTGATTTTCCCGGGCAAGGTTCGCGAGATCGCGGGCGGCGCCGATCCGGTCACGCGCACGTACACGGTGAAGGTCACGGCGATCAATCCACCGGACGCCGCGCAGCTGGGCATGACGGCCAACGTCGCGTTCAAGGCCGGGGCCGACAGCGAGCTCGTCTTGCTGCCACTGAGCGCGCTCGCGCGCGACAAGTCCGATCCGGCCGTATGGATCGTGGAACCCAAGAGCGGCAAGGTGCAGCTTCGCGCCGTGAAGGTGGGCCAGTTCCGCGAGGACGGCGTGACCATCACGAAGGGGCTCGCCGCCGGCGACCGCGTCGTGATCGCGGGCGTGCACAAGCTGCGTCCCGAGCAAGTCGTGCGCGTCGCGAACTAG